One Streptomyces sp. P9-A2 DNA window includes the following coding sequences:
- a CDS encoding glycosyltransferase — protein sequence MSPTGRSLRPLTILFAPESAYGPTNNCVGIGGVLRRRGHRVVFAAEASWKGRLAPLGFEEDLVDLAPPPEQPQDAGQFWKDFIRDTAPEFRKPTIEQLGTWIKPVWEELVSGARYCEPQMKEIIDRVRPDVIVEDNVVCFPALTTAGVPFVRIVSCNPLEMKGEHVPPPFSGYPAGDRSEWDEFRAEYDRTHRSLWSDFSAWVTEQGARPLPDLEFIHEGDLNLYVCPESADYTDARPLGPTWHRLDSSVRETQERFTLPPGLADGGALIYFSLGSLGSADVDLMRRVITSLARTPHRYIVSKGPLHEEIELPPNMWGEEFLPQTRILPLVDLVITHGGNNTTTEALHFGKPMILLPLFWDQHDNAQRMAELDYGVRLDPYRFTDAQLHGAIGRLLGDTTLRRALTEAGETIRARDGLHTAADLIERAATG from the coding sequence TTGTCGCCTACGGGAAGATCGTTACGACCCCTGACCATCCTCTTCGCACCGGAGAGCGCGTACGGGCCGACGAACAACTGCGTAGGGATCGGGGGTGTCCTGCGCCGCCGGGGGCACCGTGTGGTGTTCGCCGCGGAGGCGTCCTGGAAGGGCCGCCTCGCGCCGCTCGGTTTCGAGGAGGACCTGGTCGATCTGGCCCCGCCGCCCGAACAACCCCAGGACGCGGGCCAGTTCTGGAAAGATTTCATACGCGACACCGCGCCCGAGTTCCGGAAGCCGACCATCGAGCAGCTGGGCACCTGGATCAAGCCGGTGTGGGAGGAGCTGGTCTCCGGCGCCCGGTACTGCGAACCGCAGATGAAGGAGATCATCGACCGGGTCCGGCCGGATGTGATCGTCGAGGACAACGTTGTGTGCTTCCCTGCGTTGACCACGGCGGGCGTACCTTTCGTGCGGATCGTTTCCTGTAACCCGCTGGAGATGAAAGGCGAGCACGTTCCACCGCCGTTCTCCGGGTACCCGGCCGGGGACCGGAGCGAGTGGGACGAGTTCCGCGCCGAGTACGACCGCACGCACCGGAGCCTGTGGAGCGACTTCAGCGCCTGGGTGACCGAGCAGGGCGCGCGTCCGCTGCCCGACCTGGAGTTCATCCACGAGGGCGACCTGAACCTGTACGTCTGTCCCGAGTCTGCCGACTACACGGACGCCCGTCCGCTGGGCCCCACCTGGCACCGGCTGGACTCCTCGGTCCGCGAGACGCAGGAGAGGTTCACGCTGCCGCCCGGCCTGGCCGACGGCGGCGCGCTGATCTATTTCAGCCTCGGCTCGCTCGGCTCGGCCGACGTGGACCTCATGCGCAGGGTCATCACCTCGCTCGCCCGCACCCCGCACCGCTACATCGTCTCCAAAGGCCCGCTGCACGAGGAGATCGAGCTGCCGCCGAACATGTGGGGCGAGGAATTCCTGCCGCAGACCCGGATCCTCCCGCTGGTCGACCTCGTCATCACGCATGGCGGCAACAACACGACCACCGAGGCCCTCCACTTCGGTAAGCCCATGATCCTGCTGCCGCTGTTCTGGGACCAGCACGACAACGCCCAGCGCATGGCCGAACTGGATTACGGCGTCCGGCTCGACCCGTACCGCTTCACCGACGCCCAACTCCACGGCGCGATCGGCCGTCTGCTCGGCGATACGACTCTGCGGCGCGCCCTCACCGAAGCCGGTGAGACGATCCGGGCGCGCGACGGGCTGCATACGGCCGCGGATCTGATCGAACGGGCCGCCACGGGCTGA
- a CDS encoding MFS transporter produces MAQLGTLLMSPAETRRAFRALLLGLFAGLLAGTVVVTALPRVVADLDGSQAAFTWVVAATMVSSTLSLPLWGKLADLTDRKTLIQCSLGLFALGSAWCALAGDVGQLIAGRAVQGLGAGGVNALAQVIMAALVPPRERGRYNGRITLVVTAGTVAGPPLGGLLADTPGVGWRGCFHLGVLLAAGAGLTLHRTLRLPAPGAGSGRATRGSRPDLWGAALLTAAVGTLLLAVTRAGDGVPWVSWPTAGAACAVLVLAVLFVRRESRAADPLVPLRLLRDRTIALAALAGFAVGPALFAAPALLGQYFQTARAQSPAVSGLLTLPMVAGLLVASGVAGRLIAARGRWKRLLAVGGLLLVLGFSLMGTVEADTPLPLVSAALFAGGAGVGIVSQNLVLIAQNAAPPDGLGATTTLVVLSRSLGGVLGLAALGSLLTARVDALSCAHAAAGTGLDGGLPDLGALPPSAVESVQTVYGQAFGDVFATAVPFALLALTAVLLMRETPLRTAHGELDQGSGPDPEQEPDPARDQDANPRKDLDQDLDSDLHLP; encoded by the coding sequence ATGGCGCAGCTCGGCACCCTCCTGATGAGTCCCGCCGAAACCCGCCGCGCGTTCCGCGCCCTGCTGCTCGGCCTCTTCGCCGGCCTGCTGGCCGGCACCGTGGTCGTCACCGCGCTGCCCCGCGTCGTCGCCGACCTGGACGGCAGCCAGGCCGCCTTCACCTGGGTCGTCGCGGCCACGATGGTCTCCTCCACGCTGAGTCTGCCGCTCTGGGGGAAGCTCGCCGACCTCACGGACCGCAAGACACTGATCCAGTGCTCGCTCGGCCTGTTCGCCCTCGGGTCGGCGTGGTGCGCGCTGGCCGGTGACGTCGGGCAGCTCATCGCGGGCCGGGCCGTGCAGGGGCTGGGGGCCGGCGGGGTGAACGCGCTGGCCCAGGTCATCATGGCCGCGCTGGTCCCGCCACGAGAGCGTGGCCGGTACAACGGCCGCATCACGCTGGTCGTCACGGCCGGAACGGTCGCCGGTCCCCCGCTCGGCGGCCTCCTCGCCGACACCCCCGGGGTGGGCTGGCGCGGCTGCTTCCATCTGGGCGTGCTCCTCGCGGCCGGCGCCGGACTCACCCTCCACCGGACACTGCGGCTGCCCGCGCCCGGGGCCGGTTCCGGGCGCGCGACGCGCGGATCCCGCCCCGACCTCTGGGGCGCGGCCCTGCTCACCGCCGCGGTCGGTACGCTCCTCCTCGCCGTCACCCGGGCCGGTGACGGCGTCCCGTGGGTGTCCTGGCCGACCGCGGGAGCGGCCTGTGCCGTGCTCGTCCTGGCCGTGCTGTTCGTCCGTCGCGAGTCACGGGCCGCCGATCCGCTGGTGCCGCTGCGCCTGTTGCGCGACCGCACCATCGCCCTGGCGGCGCTCGCCGGTTTCGCGGTCGGACCGGCGCTGTTCGCCGCCCCCGCCCTGCTGGGTCAGTACTTCCAGACCGCCCGGGCGCAGTCACCGGCCGTGTCGGGCCTGCTGACCCTGCCGATGGTCGCGGGTCTGCTGGTGGCCTCCGGCGTCGCCGGCCGTCTGATCGCCGCGCGAGGCCGCTGGAAACGCCTCCTGGCCGTCGGAGGCCTGCTGCTCGTCCTCGGCTTCTCACTCATGGGCACCGTGGAGGCGGACACCCCACTGCCGCTGGTGAGCGCCGCTCTGTTCGCGGGCGGCGCGGGCGTCGGCATCGTCTCGCAGAACCTCGTGCTGATCGCCCAGAACGCGGCGCCGCCGGACGGCCTGGGCGCCACCACCACCTTGGTGGTCCTTTCCCGCAGCCTCGGCGGTGTACTCGGGCTCGCCGCACTCGGCTCCCTGCTCACCGCCCGCGTGGACGCCCTGTCCTGCGCACACGCCGCGGCCGGGACCGGACTCGACGGCGGCCTGCCGGACCTGGGCGCGCTGCCGCCCTCGGCCGTGGAGAGCGTCCAGACGGTGTACGGGCAGGCTTTCGGCGACGTGTTCGCCACCGCCGTGCCCTTCGCCCTGCTCGCGCTGACCGCCGTCCTGCTGATGCGGGAAACACCCCTGCGCACCGCGCACGGGGAACTCGACCAGGGGTCGGGCCCCGACCCGGAACAGGAACCGGACCCCGCCCGGGATCAGGACGCGAACCCGCGCAAGGACCTGGACCAAGACCTGGATTCCGACCTGCACCTGCCCTGA
- a CDS encoding transposase, protein MREHEGREAEPTAGIIDAPSVKAPASVPAESRGFDGAKKINGRKRRIVVDTLGLLLAVTVTAASVTCREAGHSLPARLRERH, encoded by the coding sequence GTGCGTGAGCACGAGGGCCGTGAGGCCGAGCCCACAGCGGGGATCATCGACGCACCGTCGGTGAAAGCACCCGCGTCGGTGCCGGCCGAGTCCCGGGGCTTCGACGGCGCAAAGAAGATCAACGGCCGCAAGCGGCGCATCGTGGTGGACACCCTCGGGCTGCTGCTGGCCGTGACGGTCACAGCAGCGTCGGTCACCTGTCGGGAGGCAGGCCACAGCCTGCCGGCCCGGCTGCGCGAGCGGCACTGA